CTGGTGTTGCCTGCCCAGCGCGAGGCGCTCAACACGCTCGGCTTTATCGCGCTGTCTCCGGCGCGCGGGCCAGGGCTCACCGCGCAGATCGCGCAGTGGTCGCGCGCTGCTGGCTTCACGCCCAGGGTGACGCAATACGCCGACGATCTGCTGACCGTGCACGCCGTCGTTGCCGCCGGGCTCGGCGCGGCGCTGCTGCCGTGGCACGGCGCATCGGCGCTGGCACAGCGCACGCAGCTGCAGCCGTTGCCGGAGGCAGCGGCCTGCTGGCCGGTGGGGCTGTGCTGGCGCGAAGGCGACAGTCATCCGCTGTTGCAGCGTTTTGTCGCCTTCGTGCGCGATCAGCGCTAGAACTTGATCGTCATTCCCGGTTGCGCCTGCGCCTTGGTGTAGGTCACGCCGTCCACGCGCAGCCCGTCCGGGTTGAGCAGCGTGATCAACCCGCCCTTGTTCGGCAGCATGGCGGGTGCCTGCAGCGTGATGCGCAGCGTGTCGCCGGCGCCGATCCGGCCCGACAGCGGCATGGCGTGCTTGTCGCGATCGAGCAGCCGCCAGCCCGCGAGATCGATTTCCTCGCCGGTGACGTTGAGCAGCGTCACCGTTTCCACCTCGGGGGACACCAGCGCGTTGGCCAAGGCCGCAACGATGCGGATCGCGCCATCCGGCGCCTGCGGCGTAGGCAGGCCACCGGGCTCGAACGGATCGGGGGTGTTGCCGGTGTCGGACGGCGGGCCGCTCACATCCGGCTGCAACTGGTGGCCATTCACGTCGTCGGTGTGCCAGGTCTGCGACTGGAACTTGAGGAACACGCCCACCCATTGGTCCTGTCGCGGGAAGTGCAGCAGCAGCGCGCCATCCTGGTACACGCCATCGTCCTTCACGTAGGGGCCGACGTTGCCCTGGTTCATGTGGATGTCGTGCACGCCGTTGCCTGGCAGAAAGCCGAAGATCTTGTCCTTCTTGCCGGCTTCCGGGCCCCAGCGTTCGCCAAACGCATAGATCGTCGCCTCTTCGTCGGCGAGCGCGCGCTGGATGTAGTGGTCGATCTTCTCGTTCAGATCGTTGTCCGGGCCGGGCACGTTGAACGGCAGTGGCACCAACTTGCGCGGATCGAACAGGTTGGCGCGGATGAAGTCGAGCGCCGGCCCGCCCGGTTGGTGGGGCAGCGTATGCCAGCCGATCGGTAGCGCCGCCAGCTGGTCCAGGAAGGGGTGCTGGAAGTGCGATTCGATCAGGTATTCCAGTTCCGATGGCGAAAGCGCGGAGGCGACGTTGACAGCGATGCGGTAGTCGGTGGTGTCGTCGACGACATGGACCTGGTAATGCGGGCTTTGCCCCGCGCCCAGCTTGCGCGCGACCGGGCGTCCCTTGAGGACGCCGTAGTTCTTCAAAGGC
This region of Chitinolyticbacter meiyuanensis genomic DNA includes:
- a CDS encoding DUF2278 family protein, whose amino-acid sequence is MPLKNYGVLKGRPVARKLGAGQSPHYQVHVVDDTTDYRIAVNVASALSPSELEYLIESHFQHPFLDQLAALPIGWHTLPHQPGGPALDFIRANLFDPRKLVPLPFNVPGPDNDLNEKIDHYIQRALADEEATIYAFGERWGPEAGKKDKIFGFLPGNGVHDIHMNQGNVGPYVKDDGVYQDGALLLHFPRQDQWVGVFLKFQSQTWHTDDVNGHQLQPDVSGPPSDTGNTPDPFEPGGLPTPQAPDGAIRIVAALANALVSPEVETVTLLNVTGEEIDLAGWRLLDRDKHAMPLSGRIGAGDTLRITLQAPAMLPNKGGLITLLNPDGLRVDGVTYTKAQAQPGMTIKF